CAAGTGAAAGAATATCAAGTACTTTTTCGGCATTATTCATCATCTGTCCCAGCCATACGGAACCAAGCCCCAGAGAATGTGCTGCAAGCATGATATTCTGAATACACGCTCCTGCGGACTGATGATCTTTCAGTTCATGATATAAACTGTTTTTGTCGAGGAAAACGCCAATCATAAGCGGAGCACTCTTTACGACATGCGAGTAAATCGTGCAATCTGCCAGTCTGTCCATGCGCGGGTCATCAGAGCGAACTACGAGAAACCGGAACGGTTGATTGTTTTTGCCGCTAGGTGCCCATCTGCCAGCTTCCAGCATGGTGGTAATTTCTTCACGGGTAATGGGACGATTTGTATATTGTCGAATGCTGCGGCGTTCCAGCAGAGCTGTAAGAACAGGGTTAGACATAAGTTCTCCTTATTAATGCTGTGAGATCAAACCAGTCGGCTAAAAGATTCAAGCAATCACGAAGGGGGTTGTAGCGTTATTTCCAGTCTTTTTGCTGTCACCTGTGCTGCACCACTAGATGTAGTCCGGCAGGTAAAGGCGTTAGCTATAGTTTCACCTACTGTGGTAGCGTGTTTTGGTATTTAATTCTAGGGCGTGGTGCTCACGTGTAAACTTGTGCTGCTATCTTCTTTTCCTTACTGCATTAGCAGCAAGAAATTTGTTTCGACGTAGCGTTGCTACGCTTTTAACGTTTTTTCTTTTGTCTTGGCAGGAGAAAAAATTGTTTAGTATCTCAGTGTATAGAATATCGAAATCAACCCTGCAAATGTACTATGGTAAACATTGTTGTGTAGTTTCCCTGTGTCTCGGGGAAAATGTAATAGATTCTTTCCTTTATGGTATAACCCATGTATAAAAAATGGTTATGAAAGCGCAAATAGATATTCTGAATTCAGAGCGGA
The nucleotide sequence above comes from Halodesulfovibrio sp.. Encoded proteins:
- a CDS encoding nitroreductase, which produces MSNPVLTALLERRSIRQYTNRPITREEITTMLEAGRWAPSGKNNQPFRFLVVRSDDPRMDRLADCTIYSHVVKSAPLMIGVFLDKNSLYHELKDHQSAGACIQNIMLAAHSLGLGSVWLGQMMNNAEKVLDILSLDPATYEFITFITIGEPAKEGSSSRKPLEDIMLEQF